A genomic stretch from Coffea arabica cultivar ET-39 chromosome 10c, Coffea Arabica ET-39 HiFi, whole genome shotgun sequence includes:
- the LOC113711706 gene encoding protein SYM1 isoform X2 — MRLANSVVNHFTKRTFIQHSQQQRQRQRRSFSKFLPAKKIPQCRSTPQPSTTIRVPSQTPCRNSVIFFSFLHKSYYSSSSSSGNRKMGFLSWYLSMLDSRPILTKSISCSLIYAAADITSQMITMPPSGSLDLVRTSRMAGYGLVILGPAQHIWFNFIAWCLPKRDLITTLKKLVIGQLVFGPFVTSVFYSFNAAMQGETASEITARLKRDVLPTLLNGLMFWPLCDFFTYKIIPVHLQPLMNSSFSYIWTIYLTYMASLQRAVAN, encoded by the exons atgagATTAGCTAATTCTGTAGTAAATCATTTTACCAAACGAACCTTTATCCAACACTCTCAACAACAGCGACAACGACAGCGTCGTAGCTTTTCTAAATTTCTGCCAGCCAAAAAAATCCCACAATGCCGAAGCACACCACAACCAAGTACTACCATTAGGGTTCCTTCTCAAACCCCTTGTCGAAATTCAGTGATATTTTTTTCGTTCCTTCACAAGTCATACtattcatcatcatcttcatcggGGAATCGAAAGATGGGTTTTCTTTCTTGGTATTTGTCAATGCTGGATTCGCGGCCCATTCTTACAAAGAGCATATCTTGTTCTCTGATCTATGCAGCTGCTGACATTACTTCACAG ATGATTACAATGCCACCTTCAGGTTCACTGGATTTAGTAAGGACATCAAGGATGGCTGGGTATGGGCTGGTTATACTTGGTCCTGCACAGCATATATGGTTTAACTTTATAGCTTGGTGTCTTCCCAAACGGGATCTCATCACGACACTGAAGAAGCTCGTAATCGGCCAGCTTGTCTTTGGACCTTTCGTTACTTCTGTTTTCTATTCATTTAATGCAGCCATGCAAG GTGAAACTGCGAGTGAGATTACTGCCAGATTGAAGCGAGACGTGCTCCCAACATTGTTGAATGGCCTTATGTTCTGGCCATTATGTGATTTCTTCACATACAAAATTATTCCAGTCCATTTACAG CCATTGATGAACAGCTCCTTTTCATACATCTGGACTATATATTTGACCTACATGGCAAGCTTGCAGAGGGCAGTTGCTAATTAG
- the LOC113711706 gene encoding protein SYM1 isoform X1 has product MRLANSVVNHFTKRTFIQHSQQQRQRQRRSFSKFLPAKKIPQCRSTPQPSTTIRVPSQTPCRNSVIFFSFLHKSYYSSSSSSGNRKMGFLSWYLSMLDSRPILTKSISCSLIYAAADITSQMITMPPSGSLDLVRTSRMAGYGLVILGPAQHIWFNFIAWCLPKRDLITTLKKLVIGQLVFGPFVTSVFYSFNAAMQGETASEITARLKRDVLPTLLNGLMFWPLCDFFTYKIIPVHLQLAVFHERKNNCNSFDRSPFMFERSAYIKLQFHRLQASMQ; this is encoded by the exons atgagATTAGCTAATTCTGTAGTAAATCATTTTACCAAACGAACCTTTATCCAACACTCTCAACAACAGCGACAACGACAGCGTCGTAGCTTTTCTAAATTTCTGCCAGCCAAAAAAATCCCACAATGCCGAAGCACACCACAACCAAGTACTACCATTAGGGTTCCTTCTCAAACCCCTTGTCGAAATTCAGTGATATTTTTTTCGTTCCTTCACAAGTCATACtattcatcatcatcttcatcggGGAATCGAAAGATGGGTTTTCTTTCTTGGTATTTGTCAATGCTGGATTCGCGGCCCATTCTTACAAAGAGCATATCTTGTTCTCTGATCTATGCAGCTGCTGACATTACTTCACAG ATGATTACAATGCCACCTTCAGGTTCACTGGATTTAGTAAGGACATCAAGGATGGCTGGGTATGGGCTGGTTATACTTGGTCCTGCACAGCATATATGGTTTAACTTTATAGCTTGGTGTCTTCCCAAACGGGATCTCATCACGACACTGAAGAAGCTCGTAATCGGCCAGCTTGTCTTTGGACCTTTCGTTACTTCTGTTTTCTATTCATTTAATGCAGCCATGCAAG GTGAAACTGCGAGTGAGATTACTGCCAGATTGAAGCGAGACGTGCTCCCAACATTGTTGAATGGCCTTATGTTCTGGCCATTATGTGATTTCTTCACATACAAAATTATTCCAGTCCATTTACAG CTGGCTGTATTCCATGAGCGGAAGAACAACTGTAACTCATTTGATAGATCACCCTTCATGTTTGAAAGATCAGCATACATCAAATTACAATTCCATAGGCTGCAGGCAAGTATGCAATAG